A region from the Brassica napus cultivar Da-Ae chromosome C8, Da-Ae, whole genome shotgun sequence genome encodes:
- the LOC106453106 gene encoding dynamin-2A: MEAIDELSQLSDSMKQAASLLADEDPDETSSSRRPATFLNVVALGNVGAGKSAVLNSLIGHAILPTGENGATRAPIIVDLSRESSLGSKAIILQIDNKSQQVSATALRHNLQDRLGKAAPGKNRDEIYLKLRTSTAPPLKLVDLPGLDQRIVDDSMIAEYAQHNDAILLVIIPASQASEISSSRALKIAKEHDPESTRTVGIIGKIDQAEGNAKALAAVQALLSNQGPPKTTDIPWVALIGQSVSIASAAQSGSGENSLETAWRAESESLNKTLTGAPQSKLGRNALVETLASQIRSRMKLRLPNILSGLQGKSQMVQNELARLGEQLVDSAEGTRAIALELCREFEEKFLLHLAGGEGSGWKVVASFEGNFPNRIKQLPLDRHFDLNNVKRVVLEADGYQPYLISPEKGLRSLIKIVLEMAKDPARLCVDEVHRVLVDIVSAAANATPGLGRYPPFKREVVAIASAALDGFKNEAKKMVVALVDMERAFVPPQHFIRLVQRRMERQRREDELKGRSSKKGQDAEQSLLSRASSPQQDGSMKSMKDKPSPQDKETPEVSGLKTAGPEGEITAGYLMKKSAKTNGWSRRWFVLNEKTGKLGYTKKQEERNFRGTITLEECTIEEIPEEEVEKSKSSKDKKANGPDSKGPGLVFKITCKVPYKTVLKAHNALVLKADSVVDKNEWINKLQKVIQARGGQVGNVSMRQSFSDGSLDKMVRKPADPEEELRWMSQEVRGYVEAVLNSLAANVPKAVVLCQVEKSKEDMLNQLYSSISAIGNERIESLIQEDQNVKRRRERYQKQSSLLSTLTRQLSIHDNRAAAASSWSDNGATESSPRTSGGSSGDDWMNAFNSAANGASDSLSRYGSGGHSRRYSDPAQNGDAPSSSSGSNRRSTPNRLPPAPPQSGSSYRY, translated from the exons ATGGAAGCGATCGACGAGTTGTCTCAGCTCTCAGATTCGATGAAACAGGCGGCGTCTCTGCTCGCCGACGAAGATCCCGATGAGACCTCTTCTTCTCGACGCCCAGCTACTTTCCTTAACGTTGTAGCCCTAGGGAATGTG GGAGCTGGGAAGTCTGCGGTTCTAAACAGTCTAATTGGGCATGCTATTCTG CCAACGGGTGAGAACGGTGCTACACGAGCTCCTATAATAGTTGACTTGAGCAGGGAGAGTTCTTTGGGCAGCAAGGCGATTATTCTGCAAATCGACAATAAATCTCAACAAGTTTCAGCTA CTGCTCTGAGACATAATCTTCAAGATAGACTTGGCAAAGCAGCCCCAGGGAAGAATCGTGATGAGATATACTTAAAACTTCGTACCAGCACAG CTCCACCACTGAAATTAGTTGACCTGCCTGGACTGGACCAGAGAATTGTGGATGATTCAATG ATTGCTGAATATGCGCAACACAATGATGCCATACTTCTGGTTATAATCCCTGCTAGCCAGGCATCTGAAATTTCATCATCTCGAGCCCTAAAAATTGCGAAGGAGCATGATCCAGAGA GCACTAGGACAGTGGGCATAATTGGTAAAATTGACCAGGCTGAAGGGAACGCGAAAGCCCTCGCAGCGGTTCAGGCTCTTCTCTCAAATCAAGGACCGCCAAAAACAACTGACATCCCATGGGTTGCTCTTATTGGCCAATCCGTTTCAATTGCATCAGCAGCACAGTCTGGAAGTGGTGAGAACTCCTTAGAAACCGCATGGCGTGCTGAGAGTGAAAGTCTTAATAAAACTTTGACTGGGGCTCCACAAAGTAAGCTTGGCAGAAATGCCTTGGTAGAAACCCTTGCTAGCCAGATACGAAGCAGAATGAAGCTCAGGCTTCCAAATATCTTGTCTGG ACTCCAGGGTAAGTCTCAAATGGTGCAGAATGAGCTAGCGAGGCTTGGAGAACAACTAGTTGACAGTGCTGAAGGTACAAGGGCTATAGCTTTGGAGCTTTGCCGTGAGTTTGAGGAAAAATTTCTTCTCCACTTGGCTGGTGGTGAA ggAAGTGGTTGGAAAGTTGTTGCAAGTTTTGAAGGAAATTTTCCCAATCGAATCAAGCAGCTTCCATTGGACAGACATTTTGACTTGAACAATGTTAAAAGG GTTGTTTTGGAAGCAGATGGTTATCAACCTTATCTTATATCTCCAGAGAAAGGGTTGAGGTCGTTGATAAAGATTGTTCTTGAGATGGCTAAAGATCCCGCGCGTCTTTGTGTTGATGAG GTCCACCGAGTTCTTGTGGACATAGTTTCAGCCGCTGCAAATGCTACACCTGGACTCGGTAGATATCCTCCGTTCAAGCGAGAG GTTGTAGCTATAGCAAGTGCAGCACTTGATGGTTTCAAGAATGAAGCCAAGAAAATGGTGGTTGCACTAGTAGATATGGAACGCGCTTTTGTACCACCTCAACATTTTATCCGTCTTGTGCAAAGGAG AATGGAAAGACAACGTCGCGAGGACGAGCTTAAAGGCCGATCTTCGAAAAAGGGACAAGATGCTGAGCAGTCCCTTTTAAGCAGG GCTTCTAGTCCTCAGCAAGATGGTAGCATGAAATCAATGAAAGACAAACCTAGTCCGCAAGATAAAGAGACGCCGGAGGTCTCTGGTCTGAAAACTGCTGGACCTGAGGGAGAGATAACAGCAG GATACTTGATGAAGAAGAGTGCAAAAACAAATGGATGGAGTAGGCGATGGTTTGTTCTAAATGAGAAAACTGGCAAG CTGGGCTATACCAAAAAGCAAGAAGAAAGAAACTTCCGAGGCACAATCACTTTGGAG GAATGCACTATTGAAGAAATTCCCGAGGAAGAAGTAGAAAAGTCAAAGAGTTCGAAGGACAAGAAGGCAAACGGGCCTGATTCAAAAGGACCAGGTCTTGTATTTAAGATAACCTGCAAGGTTCCCTATAAGACTGTATTAAAAG CTCACAATGCCCTTGTGCTTAAGGCTGATAGTGTAGTTGATAAAAACGAATGGATTAATAAGTTGCAAAAGGTCATCCAGGCTCGAGGAGGCCAAGTAGGCAATGTTTCCATGAGACAGAGTTTTTCAGATGGTTCTCTT GATAAGATGGTTAGGAAACCCGCCGATCCAGAAGAGGAACTCCGGTGGATGTCCCAAGAAGTGCGGGGTTACGTTGAAGCTGTCCTTAACAGTCTTGCAGCCAATGTTCCAAAA GCTGTTGTTCTCTGTCAAGTGGAGAAATCCAAAGAAGACATGCTGAATCAACTATACAGTTCCATCAG TGCAATAGGCAATGAGAGGATCGAGTCTCTTATTCAAGAGGATCAGAACGTCAAAAGACGAAGAGAGCGTTACCAGAAAcaatcttctcttctttctaCGCTCACGAGGCAGCTTAGCATTCATGACAACCGAGCTGCTGCTGCTTCAAGTTGGTCTGACAACGGTGCAACTG AGAGTAGCCCAAGAACCAGTGGAGGTTCTTCAGGGGATGACTGGATGAATGCCTTCAACTCAGCTGCTAATGGAGCCTCGGATTCATTGTCAAGGTACGGATCAGGTGGGCACAGCCGCCGCTACAGCGATCCTGCTCAGAACGGAGATGCACCATCGTCAAGCTCTGGTAGCAACCGCCGCAGCACCCCGAATCGGCTGCCACCAGCACCACCACAGAGTGGTTCATCTTACCGGTATTAG
- the LOC106453108 gene encoding glycosyltransferase BC10 isoform X2, with protein sequence MARVRAGEKEEGLEKHIGLLKLAQTLSFLLIFMAGIIIGLAASSHIDRYFNSLPQMLSSSSSSASLQTIPDYSNCTVIHRDCSNDDDDGGGVKAAKKKDEIRDCWSVDGFVRPEEVRHRMSDDELFWRASMVPVKEEYPYDRVPKVAFMFLARGPLPMLPLWEKFFRGNEKYLSVYVHTPPGYDMNVSSDSPFYDRQVPSQKVAWGSPLLTDAEKRLLANALLDFSNERFVLLSESCVPVYNFTTVYSYLINSAYSFVDSYDEPTRYGRGRYSRKMLPDIKLHNWRKGSQWFEVNRKIAIYIISDSKYYSLFKQYCRPACYPDEHYIPTLLNMFHGSVNANRSVTWVDWSIGGPHPATYGADNITEGFLQSIRKNETDCLYNEEPTSLCFLFARKFAPSALAPLMNLSSTVMGF encoded by the exons ATGGCGAGAGTAAGAGCGGGCGAGAAAGAGGAAGGACTCGAAAAACACATAGGATTACTAAAGCTAGCTCAAACGCTGTCGTTTCTCCTCATATTCATGGCCGGAATCATCATCGGACTCGCCGCGAGCTCCCACATCGATCGCTACTTCAATTCCTTACCTCAGAtgctatcatcatcatcatcctccgCAAGCCTTCAAACGATCCCTGATTACTCCAATTGCACAGTCATCCACCGCGATTGCTcaaacgacgacgacgacggcgGCGGCGTGAAGGCGGCGAAGAAGAAGGACGAGATTCGTGATTGCTGGAGCGTCGACGGGTTTGTTCGGCCGGAGGAGGTGAGACATAGGATGAGTGACGATGAGCTGTTCTGGAGAGCGTCGATGGTTCCGGTGAAGGAGGAGTATCCGTACGATAGGGTTCCGAAGGTTGCGTTCATGTTTCTGGCGAGGGGGCCTTTGCCTATGCTTCCGCTTTGGGAGAAGTTTTTTAGAGGGAATGAGAAGTACTTGTCGGTTTATGTTCACACGCCTCCTGGATACGACATGAATGTCTCGAGTGATTCTCCGTTTTACGATCGGCAGGTTCCGAGCCAG AAAGTTGCATGGGGATCACCACTATTGACAGATGCAGAGAAGCGTCTTCTAGCCAACGCACTGCTCGACTTCTCAAATGAGCGTTTTGTGCTTCTCTCGGAAAGCTGTGTCCCCGTCTACAACTTCACAACCGTCTACTCTTACTTGATAAACTCTGCTTACAGTTTCGTGGACTCTTACGACGAGCCAACGCGTTACGGCCGTGGGCGTTACAGCCGCAAGATGCTCCCAGATATCAAGCTACATAACTGGCGCAAAGGGTCTCAGTGGTTTGAAGTGAACCGTAAAATCGCCATCTACATCATATCTGACTCGAAATACTACTCGTTGTTCAAACAGTACTGCAGACCAGCTTGTTATCCGGACGAGCATTACATCCCAACTTTGTTGAACATGTTTCACGGTTCGGTGAACGCGAATAGAAGTGTGACTTGGGTGGATTGGTCCATAGGAGGTCCGCATCCAGCTACATATGGGGCAGATAATATCACAGAAGGGTTTCTACAGTCAATAAGGAAAAATGAGACTGATTGTCTTTATAATGAAGAGCCAACTTCTTTATGCTTCCTTTTTGCTCGGAAGTTTGCTCCTAGTGCCTTAGCTCCTCTTATGAACTTGAGCTCTACAGTCATGGGGTTTTGA
- the LOC106453107 gene encoding pentatricopeptide repeat-containing protein At1g10270, with protein MSLCHLLRRSSLIHRLSSPTTTIRIPLPISHIHQRFYNISTSPENEPPDTNHSPPIPHPTIPHRTTSFSSAEEAAAERRRRKRRLRIEPPLHALRRDPSSPPPKRDPNAPRLPESTSSLFGPRLNLHNRVQSLIRASDLDAASKLARQSVFSRTPPIVFTCNAIIAAMYRAERYGESISLFDYFFKKSSIVPNVVSYNQIINAHCDEGHVEEALEVYRYVLTNSPFAPSSVTYRHLTKGLVSSGRLGDAASLLREMLSKGQAADSIVYNNLIKGYLELGDLIKANEFFDELKSKCTVYDGIVNATFMEYWFEKGNDEEAMECYRSLLEKRFRMHPHTGNVLLGVFLKYGKKNEAWGLFDEMLDNHTLPDISSVNSETVSIMVNECFEMGEFEEAVEAFKRVGRKPTSRPLVMDYVGYCNIVTRFCERGMLTEAERLFAESVAKSWPPDAASHRVMIDAYLKAGRVEDAVKMLDRMVDVNLRVVADFGTRVFGELIENGRVRECAEVLSKMGEKEPKPDPLIYDVVVRGLCDGGALDQAKDVIGQMVEYGVGVAHVLREFIVESFEKAGRREEIEKTLNTVTRPVRNSVQYGKTPPKVPSVLGANGTAGQTAGGTYKANNGQNPSRFTSVNHQQQPWSNQTAGQQPPSWSSQAPGYQQQQSWSQKPGWSSPSGHQQSWPNQTTGQQKPLANQSTGHHQSCGNQTTGQQKQWANHSTDNQQQPWASQNTGHQQQWANQTPGQQQQWTNQTAGQQSAWTGQQKQWSNQTANHQQSQWSNPTSGQMANQAPWSNSENGHLPQEQEAGSSHEWQGGEEKKVTELSK; from the coding sequence ATGTCCCTCTGTCATCTCCTTCGCCGTTCCTCCCTTATTCACCGTCTCTCTTCCCCAACAACCACCATCCGAATCCCTCTTCCGATCTCACACATCCACCAACGCTTCTACAACATCTCAACTTCCCCCGAAAATGAACCTCCAGACACTAATCACTCCCCTCCAATTCCCCACCCAACGATCCCGCATCGAACCACATCCTTCTCATCAGCCGAAGAAGCCGCAGCCGAGCGCCGCCGCCGCAAACGCCGCCTCCGAATCGAACCCCCACTCCACGCTCTCCGACGCGATCCCTCATCCCCCCCTCCGAAACGCGACCCCAACGCCCCGCGCCTCCCGGAATCAACCTCCTCTCTCTTCGGTCCGCGGCTCAACCTCCACAACAGAGTCCAATCCCTAATCAGAGCGTCCGATCTCGACGCCGCGTCGAAGCTCGCCCGCCAATCAGTGTTCTCCAGAACTCCCCCCATCGTCTTCACCTGCAACGCCATCATCGCCGCCATGTACAGAGCCGAGCGATACGGCGAATCGATCTCTCTGTTCGATTACTTCTTCAAGAAGTCAAGCATCGTCCCCAACGTGGTCAGTTACAATCAGATCATCAACGCTCACTGCGACGAGGGACACGTGGAGGAAGCTCTCGAAGTGTACCGTTACGTATTAACAAACTCTCCTTTCGCTCCCTCTTCGGTTACTTATAGGCATTTGACGAAAGGTTTGGTTTCATCCGGAAGGTTAGGAGACGCGGCGAGTTTGTTACGAGAGATGTTGAGTAAAGGCCAAGCCGCTGACTCGATTgtgtataataatttaattaaaggATACTTGGAACTCGGTGATTTAATTAAGGCTAATGAGTTCTTTGACGAGTTGAAAAGTAAGTGTACGGTTTACGATGGGATTGTTAACGCGACTTTTATGGAGTATTGGTTTGAGAAAGGTAACGATGAGGAGGCTATGGAGTGTTACAGGTCTTTGTTGGAGAAGAGGTTTAGGATGCATCCGCATACAGGGAATGTACTGTTGGGTGTTTTTTTAAAGTATGGTAAAAAGAATGAAGCTTGGGGTTTGTTTGATGAGATGTTGGATAATCACACGCTTCCTGATATTTCGTCTGTGAACTCGGAGACGGTTAGTATAATGGTGAATGAGTGTTTCGAGATGGGGGAGTTTGAGGAAGCGGTTGAGGCTTTTAAGAGAGTTGGGAGGAAGCCGACGTCGAGGCCGTTGGTGATGGATTATGTTGGTTATTGTAATATAGTGACGAGGTTTTGTGAGCGAGGGATGTTAACAGAGGCTGAGAGGTTGTTTGCGGAAAGTGTAGCGAAGTCCTGGCCTCCTGATGCTGCGAGTCATAGAGTTATGATTGATGCTTATTTGAAGGCGGGGAGAGTTGAGGATGCTGTGAAGATGTTGGACAGGATGGTTGATGTGAATCTAAGGGTGGTTGCTGATTTTGGTACGAGGGTGTTTGGGGAGCTGATTGAGAATGGTAGGGTCAGGGAATGTGCAGAGGTTTTGAGTAAGATGGGAGAGAAGGAACCTAAACCGGATCCTTTGATTTACGATGTGGTGGTTAGAGGTCTTTGTGATGGTGGTGCACTTGACCAAGCAAAGGATGTAATTGGTCAGATGGTTGAGTATGGTGTTGGTGTTGCTCATGTGCTGAGAGAATTTATCGTAGAGAGTTTTGAGAAAGCAGGACGTCGTGAGGAGATTGAGAAGACCTTGAATACGGTTACTCGTCCGGTTAGAAACTCTGTGCAATATGGTAAGACTCCACCTAAAGTACCCTCAGTGTTAGGAGCCAATGGAACTGCAGGTCAAACAGCAGGAGGAACTTACAAGGCTAATAATGGTCAGAACCCATCTAGGTTCACTTCGGTTAACCACCAGCAGCAACCCTGGTCTAATCAGACCGCAGGGCAACAGCCACCATCATGGTCGAGTCAGGCACCAGGATATCAACAGCAGCAATCTTGGTCTCAGAAACCAGGGTGGTCAAGTCCTTCAGGTCATCAGCAATCATGGCCTAATCAGACAACTGGCCAACAGAAACCGTTGGCTAATCAGAGCACTGGTCATCATCAATCATGTGGTAATCAAACAACTGGTCAGCAGAAACAGTGGGCTAATCACAGCACTGACAATCAGCAGCAACCATGGGCTAGTCAGAACACTGGCCATCAGCAACAATGGGCTAATCAGACGCCCGGGCAGCAGCAACAGTGGACTAATCAGACAGCTGGCCAGCAGTCAGCGTGGACAGGACAGCAGAAACAGTGGTCTAATCAGACAGCTAACCATCAGCAGTCACAGTGGTCCAATCCCACGTCAGGACAAATGGCTAATCAGGCACCATGGTCAAACTCTGAGAATGGTCATCTTCCTCAAGAACAGGAGGCAGGATCCTCCCATGAGTGGCAAGGtggagaagaaaaaaaggtAACTGAATTGAGCAAATAG
- the LOC106453108 gene encoding glycosyltransferase BC10 isoform X1, which translates to MARVRAGEKEEGLEKHIGLLKLAQTLSFLLIFMAGIIIGLAASSHIDRYFNSLPQMLSSSSSSASLQTIPDYSNCTVIHRDCSNDDDDGGGVKAAKKKDEIRDCWSVDGFVRPEEVRHRMSDDELFWRASMVPVKEEYPYDRVPKVAFMFLARGPLPMLPLWEKFFRGNEKYLSVYVHTPPGYDMNVSSDSPFYDRQVPSQASFFTKLGLKVAWGSPLLTDAEKRLLANALLDFSNERFVLLSESCVPVYNFTTVYSYLINSAYSFVDSYDEPTRYGRGRYSRKMLPDIKLHNWRKGSQWFEVNRKIAIYIISDSKYYSLFKQYCRPACYPDEHYIPTLLNMFHGSVNANRSVTWVDWSIGGPHPATYGADNITEGFLQSIRKNETDCLYNEEPTSLCFLFARKFAPSALAPLMNLSSTVMGF; encoded by the exons ATGGCGAGAGTAAGAGCGGGCGAGAAAGAGGAAGGACTCGAAAAACACATAGGATTACTAAAGCTAGCTCAAACGCTGTCGTTTCTCCTCATATTCATGGCCGGAATCATCATCGGACTCGCCGCGAGCTCCCACATCGATCGCTACTTCAATTCCTTACCTCAGAtgctatcatcatcatcatcctccgCAAGCCTTCAAACGATCCCTGATTACTCCAATTGCACAGTCATCCACCGCGATTGCTcaaacgacgacgacgacggcgGCGGCGTGAAGGCGGCGAAGAAGAAGGACGAGATTCGTGATTGCTGGAGCGTCGACGGGTTTGTTCGGCCGGAGGAGGTGAGACATAGGATGAGTGACGATGAGCTGTTCTGGAGAGCGTCGATGGTTCCGGTGAAGGAGGAGTATCCGTACGATAGGGTTCCGAAGGTTGCGTTCATGTTTCTGGCGAGGGGGCCTTTGCCTATGCTTCCGCTTTGGGAGAAGTTTTTTAGAGGGAATGAGAAGTACTTGTCGGTTTATGTTCACACGCCTCCTGGATACGACATGAATGTCTCGAGTGATTCTCCGTTTTACGATCGGCAGGTTCCGAGCCAG GCTTCTTTTTTCACGAAGCTCGGATTG AAAGTTGCATGGGGATCACCACTATTGACAGATGCAGAGAAGCGTCTTCTAGCCAACGCACTGCTCGACTTCTCAAATGAGCGTTTTGTGCTTCTCTCGGAAAGCTGTGTCCCCGTCTACAACTTCACAACCGTCTACTCTTACTTGATAAACTCTGCTTACAGTTTCGTGGACTCTTACGACGAGCCAACGCGTTACGGCCGTGGGCGTTACAGCCGCAAGATGCTCCCAGATATCAAGCTACATAACTGGCGCAAAGGGTCTCAGTGGTTTGAAGTGAACCGTAAAATCGCCATCTACATCATATCTGACTCGAAATACTACTCGTTGTTCAAACAGTACTGCAGACCAGCTTGTTATCCGGACGAGCATTACATCCCAACTTTGTTGAACATGTTTCACGGTTCGGTGAACGCGAATAGAAGTGTGACTTGGGTGGATTGGTCCATAGGAGGTCCGCATCCAGCTACATATGGGGCAGATAATATCACAGAAGGGTTTCTACAGTCAATAAGGAAAAATGAGACTGATTGTCTTTATAATGAAGAGCCAACTTCTTTATGCTTCCTTTTTGCTCGGAAGTTTGCTCCTAGTGCCTTAGCTCCTCTTATGAACTTGAGCTCTACAGTCATGGGGTTTTGA